The genomic interval TGGACAGCAGTATTCTATTATTGCTGTGAAGGACGAAGAGCGCAAGAAGAAATTGGCGGAGCTTTGCGGAAACCAAAAACATATCGAAGAAGCACCCGTTTTCCTGGTCTTCTGTGCGGATTTTTACCGAACTCATCTAGCATGTGAAATGGAAGGTACAACAATAAATACAACAGATGATATTGACACACTCATTGTTGGCGTGACGGATGTTGGGATTGCCCTTGGTACAGCTGTTACAGCGGCTGAGTCTTTTGGCCTCGGAACCGTGCCGATTGGCGGGATTCGCAGAAATGCGCTAGAAGTTATTGAGATGCTTGGCCTCCCGGAATACGTAATCCCAGTGTCCGGCCTTTGCATTGGTCATCCTGTTGAAGACACTGGCCAAAAACCGCGTCTTTTAAAAGAAGCCGTTTACCATGAAGAAGTTTACAACCGTGAACAGGGACCCCTTCTCGAGGAGTATAATGAAAGATATTCCCGTTATCTGCAGGAAAGATCGAAAAACAACCGTGTTGGAACTTGGACGAAAGTTGTATCTTCCTTCTTCAGCAAACGTTATTATCAAGGTGTTGCTGAAATGCTGAGCAAGCAGAAGTTTCCAGGGGGTAGGTTGTAGTTTTCGAAAAAATCAATTAGCTTATGCATGTCCCGTTTTATTATAAAAAAAAGAGGTTGTCCTACCAGACTTACAGATTTCCCGAACGAGAAATCCCACTTCTTTAGAGATGGGATGATAGTGAGGTCGAACCAGGCGTGTCTCGTGACACGTTAATGGTTCGATTTTTTTATGGAGAGGCTCTAGATTTTTTGAGTGAAGAAGGAATCTTGACCTCTACGCTGCCTGGTTGGGGAGCAAGACTTCCTCTAGTTTTCAACAATATCCGTAAATGCCTTTATATCAAGGGTTAAAGTGAATTTAGGAATTTTAAATGAACTGTGGTTTTCGATAGCGTGTGACCAGAGAGTGACCAATATTTTTATGGGAATCAAAATGAGATTAAAAGCTAAATATTAAAATTTTGACATGTGACAGTAGCCAAAAAAATTTTTTTCTGTGAACAAAGATCATGTAACTTCTTTAATATGTGTATAAAGATTGTGAAGTGATGTACTTAAACTATAGGGACAGGTTAACGCAATAAAATATTATATTTGGATAAAAGAATTAAATCCCCATTTGATGGGAAATGTAAGGGAAAATAAAGAATAAAGTTAAAAAAATTATCTGAGAATACAGAAACAAGATGAACAACTATTGGTTTCTGTATAGAACGTTAAATACATTAAAGAACTATGAGGTATTTTTAAATGGTACTCTCAGTAGCGCTCTTACTAACCATACTGTTAACTGTCCTTGCGTTTCGCACAAAGTGCCTTCATAAACTGGAAGTGGTTGTACTTTGGATGTTTATTTCTAGTCTTGTACAGGATGTGTATAGTATGGGTGGCTTAAACCTTGGTCATATACAAACTTCAGATAGAATGGAAGAATTTTTTTCATTTGTAGTAGTTAGTGCTGCATTGATACCAGCTCTCATAACTTGGATATTTGGTATCATTTTGTCCCTTCGTACACTCGTTTGGAAATATATGTTTATTATAATGAGTCCTTTTGTTCTCGTTGTTTTAGAATATACAGCAGATTTTGTAGGGATTATTAAACACCATCAAATGTCAAAATGGGACTCATTTTTAGTGTGGTGTCTTGTTCTTCTTGTTGTATACATCTTTCGACGTTGTTTTTTTTTACTTTCGAAAGGAGTATAAGCATTTATGTTATTATTACCAATCCATTTTGATGAAAATGAGTGGTTCGTATTAATAGCTCTTCTTCCCCTTATTCTGGGATTTATTGTTTTTCGTAAAGTTTTACCATCAGGTATCACAGTAGCCGTACTACTTTATTTTGCCTCAATAGGCAAATGGACGGATTACGTTATTGGCATTAAGTTTCAACAGTACCTTGCTTTAGACACATTTAAGCAAGATTTATTTGACTGGTTATGTTTAGGAATAGCCTACCCGCTTTTTGGTTACTTCTTTGTATATATCTTGGTTAGGCGGGAATTAAAGGGTATTTTTGTGAGTTTTTATATATTAGTGTGGTCAGTCATCCTTGTTTTCTCGGAATGGGTGGCTTCGTTATTCAATGTATTTGTCTATATGGAATGGAATTTGATGTATTCCTTTGTTGTTTATTTGCTTGTTCTAACGTTAGGTTTTTTCTATCTAAAAGTAATTCAACGGTGTTATTGTTTTTTTATACAAAAATAGCCTGTTGATTTATCCATACCTGCATAGAGGGTTTTTCATCATCTGTTTCTAAATAAATTGTAAATTTCTCTAATTTTCCTTTGTCATTTAACGCTTGAAAACCCTTCTTTCACAAACAATGGTTATTAATTTTAAATCAGCCCACAATGTTTGTGAATTATAGGAATTCCAGTAGTTATTGAACTATCAGGTGCTATAGTGAAAAAAGATGTGAAAAACTGCAAAAATAATTCATTTTGTTAAGGGTTATAGTACATAAACTAATGGTTTCCGACCATACTAATAAAATGTTTTGGAGGTGGGGTTGATGGATAAAAAAGACTTTCAAAAAGTTTATAATGAATACTTACAACAAGGAGAAGGCCAAGCTCAATTGGAAGTAGTTGAGGAAGTCGATTCAGGAGTAGAACAAATTGTTGCAGTTCGTAAAAATGATGAGGATGATATTATTGCTTTTAAAACAAGTAGTGGAAGAGAACTAGATTATATTACTGCTCTTGATGAAGCAAAATCAGGGAAGTTAGCTCATGTCGACGTATTTCATAAGTATGGCAGGGATATTATACGTAGTGAACCTGATGGTATTAAAGAAAATAACTTAGATAACTTACCTTCTTTTTAAACGGGTAAATCTCAAGAAGAGAATATTAGTTTGGATATTCTCTTCTTTACTTTACTAAATTTACCTAAAGCTTTGTAAACTTACTGTAAGAAAACCATCAGTTATTCAATTATAGGGAGCTTTTCTTTAAGTAAGAAGGTGTCGTTTTTTAATCTAGAGTAACACATTTAAATTGGTGTTATATTAAGGTGTAGAAGAGATTGTGAAGGATTCTACTTAAACTATCGGGACGCTTTAGTTTAATAAGATATATATAAAACAAGAAAATGACGTGTACCATTCTACACGTCATTTTCTTGTTTTGATTTATAAACAGAATTCCTTCATTTTTTAACCTAGCATTTCCTCTAATAGCTCGTTTTTAGGAGTGAAGTATCCCTGACCACTCCCACGGCTGAAGCCAGTGGGGTTCTTTCTCGCAAACATTCCACTTACAAATTTCCACAGGAAGATGCAGGGGTGAAACTTGGGCGAGCAACTTTTGAGAGAAAAACAGTCTTTCAAAAGGGCAAGGTCGGTGCCACTACGCCATTCGACTGGCGATACTTAGTTCTTTCTTTGGTTTATTCTTCGGATGTTTCGTTTTTTGTCTGATTTCTTCAGACAAAAAGCGTTTATACCAAATCGGTTGTTTGAA from Peribacillus asahii carries:
- a CDS encoding NADPH-dependent oxidoreductase produces the protein MNEVIKSLKAHRSFRSYQNKAVDEEQLNQIIQSVQASPNWINGQQYSIIAVKDEERKKKLAELCGNQKHIEEAPVFLVFCADFYRTHLACEMEGTTINTTDDIDTLIVGVTDVGIALGTAVTAAESFGLGTVPIGGIRRNALEVIEMLGLPEYVIPVSGLCIGHPVEDTGQKPRLLKEAVYHEEVYNREQGPLLEEYNERYSRYLQERSKNNRVGTWTKVVSSFFSKRYYQGVAEMLSKQKFPGGRL
- a CDS encoding DUF3892 domain-containing protein, which codes for MDKKDFQKVYNEYLQQGEGQAQLEVVEEVDSGVEQIVAVRKNDEDDIIAFKTSSGRELDYITALDEAKSGKLAHVDVFHKYGRDIIRSEPDGIKENNLDNLPSF